The following proteins are co-located in the Saccharomyces kudriavzevii IFO 1802 strain IFO1802 genome assembly, chromosome: 6 genome:
- the AIP5 gene encoding Aip5p (similar to Saccharomyces cerevisiae YFR016C; ancestral locus Anc_1.377), with amino-acid sequence MIESLTVEDQEFNAQLPKKKDDGNSHTMLPTDSPLTDMNELTKNNDQLTENELDEVISATENFAMELSSQRKSLKSKTKKKKYQGRKKTNKTIAEPCNSDDETIEIMPQDISSHDLKQEDNVIKVNIDTVNERTEGSNDVPTNVNIVVKETSAGDTAENAEYASSANGSARAGMDNSPTEKSKRGKKRKNMSKKARNTLNPTSTADFSKQTTLDSILVGIEEYLQDDDPKDEDIKVNVVRTEAIGNEHNLKNGINEVSPKTLSKERFDEQGKDVDAPNGSIQKIFNADVANKGCVDKGFSEGKNQMNETEDTITSAGHETSTFDENDLESVGYQQEPHDLDEGQENAQAFKADSLLQRETNTAKNGSLAENEFRSNVSGSELSKSRGGEQAEIGENEARVLVLVKEEEEEEEEEEQNILEQEAKKNKKSMTANHDDNKSSTITIDSVNGNITVTPESKQKVNLGETADQIRCIGNDEENLQNNTTELSLEAGGKEKENKSEQRTAVRDKETFGIEEGSRPKEELLLEGDRNESEAEENFIVIELKGNAKSAMNSGRNSSIEDETRTASQENKPKENINLETSTEDAKRESVRIAETTETTKDDVEIAKETQKGEEVEPVDATEDFKNDRITGSAGIIEKDIKTKHDGIAQVVNEDTKSEDSSAAKKKVETTEGGMKSEDFHATESPKEVMKPEDSELEKSDDLEVIRGDNEIFKEDTKTKDFETTDFQEQKLKAEFSRTNQSHEEDTQLQDVGVATEGVETVKEDVKGANSAETSKGDTKCKDPEIVQEEDKIFNRDVEIKNANASEAVGEILKVENVETAEKDIKSRDDETANSEDLKLDSEAEDFKAVEKTKETSKYEGIETAKEGDIIAKEDTRDDGIEDAEVLIKDTTAEDMKAGGASEENTKVGDPKLPEVLKNNGKPMELEIPQGGVKGLKIDVSVEDVRPAATSKDEEDQDVESARVSEEHENAEELPELGKEGEEISKEGSKTLGTEKEKKENVISGLAMSSKITEGQGEGESGTAQVEEGINQLDLDETVPAHTRGPGDESGAEEAKELSKAPTIDDIFKDILEETDEFLEQLKIVDDSEINALLQSLDEKETATQAAKQPTPEQYKAPAVIKTSEIRKLNEQEPVYIYTSLAGGGFHMIARTNRLSTILTANRIPFTYRDLGTDDEARKVWKTFSKGRCLPGVVRGRNDLIGNWEDIEEANEDYRLQELIYDTI; translated from the coding sequence ATGATAGAATCTTTAACTGTAGAGGATCAGGAATTCAACGCACaacttccaaaaaaaaaagatgatggAAACTCTCATACAATGCTTCCAACGGATTCACCTTTAACGGATATGAACGAGCTgaccaaaaataatgacCAACTTacagaaaatgaactaGATGAAGTGATAAGTGCTACTGAAAATTTCGCAATGGAGCTATCgtctcaaagaaaatctttgaaatcaaaaactaaaaagaagaagtatcAGGGacgaaagaaaacaaataaaacaaTTGCGGAGCCCTGCAattctgatgatgaaaccATAGAAATTATGCCACAGGACATAAGCTCCCATGATTTGAAACAAGAGGATAATGTGATAAAAGTAAATATAGATACAGTAAACGAACGTACAGAAGGTTCGAACGAtgttccaacaaatgtAAACATTGTCGTCAAGGAAACTTCTGCGGGAGATACGGCGGAGAATGCCGAATACGCATCATCGGCCAACGGATCAGCAAGGGCTGGGATGGATAATAGTCCaactgaaaaaagtaaaagaggtaagaagaggaaaaacaTGAGTAAAAAGGCTCGCAATACTTTAAATCCTACTAGTACTGCAGATTTTTCGAAACAAACAACACTAGATTCCATATTGGTAGGTATTGAAGAATACCTGCAAGATGATGACCCAAAGGACGAAGATATCAAGGTAAATGTCGTCAGAACAGAAGCTATCGGGAATGAACACAACTTAAAAAATGGGATCAATGAGGTAAGTCCcaaaactttatcaaaagaaCGATTCGATGAGCAAGGAAAAGATGTTGACGCTCCGAATGGATCGATTCAGAAGATATTCAATGCCGATGTGGCCAACAAAGGCTGCGTTGATAAAGGATTTTCGGAAGGCAAAAACCAAATGAATGAGACGGAGGATACTATAACTTCAGCAGGTCATGAGACTTCAAcctttgatgaaaacgaCTTAGAGTCAGTAGGATATCAACAGGAACCTCATGATCTGGATGAAGGTCAAGAAAACGCGCAAGCTTTCAAAGCAGATTCTCTATTGCAGAGAGAAACTAACACTGCTAAAAATGGTAGCTTAGCTGAAAATGAGTTTCGGTCTAATGTGAGTGGATCTgaactttcaaaatctaGAGGGGGAGAACAAGCTGAAATCGGCGAGAATGAAGCAAGAGTTCTAGTTCTcgtaaaagaagaagaagaagaagaagaagaagaagaacagaatATTTTGGAACAGGaggccaaaaaaaacaaaaaatcaatgacTGCTAATCATGATGATAACAAAAGCTCTACTATCACTATCGACAGTGTTAATGGCAATATTACCGTCACACCCGAAAGCAAGCAAAAAGTTAATCTTGGCGAAACTGCGGATCAAATAAGGTGTATTGGCAATGATGAGGAAAATTTGCAGAACAATACTACTGAGTTATCTTTAGAAGCtggaggaaaagaaaaagaaaataaaagcgAGCAACGAACAGCCGTAAGGGACAAGGAAACATTTGGGATCGAAGAAGGATCAAGACCAAAAGAGGAACTACTTTTGGAAGGTGATAGAAATGAATCGGaagcagaagaaaattttatcGTTATTGAACTAAAAGGTAATGCGAAGTCTGCGATGAATTCTGGAAGAAATTCCTCCATTGAGGATGAAACTAGAACAGCTTCCCAAGAGAACAAGCCAAAGGAGAACATCAATCTCGAAACATCTACAGAAGACGCGAAGAGAGAAAGCGTCAGGATTGCTGAAACTACTGAAACCACAAAAGATGACGTTGAGATTGCTAAAGAAACTCAAAAAGGTGAAGAAGTCGAGCCAGTTGATGCCActgaagatttcaaaaatgatagaATAACCGGGAGCGCTGGAATCATTGAGAAAGACATAAAAACCAAACATGACGGAATCGCTCAGGTTGTTAACGAAGATACGAAATCTGAGGACAGTTCAGcggcaaaaaaaaaagttgagaCTACTGAGGGAGGTATGAAATCCGAAGATTTCCATGCTACTGAGTCTCCCAAAGAAGTTATGAAACCAGAAGATAgtgaattggaaaaatctGACGACCTTGAAGTCATCAGAGGTGACAACgagattttcaaagaggatacaaaaacaaaagattttgaaacgACCGATTTTCAggaacaaaaattaaaagcAGAGTTTTCAAGGACCAATCAAAGTCACGAAGAGGATACTCAATTGCAAGACGTCGGAGTCGCAACAGAAGGAGTTGAAACCGTAAAAGAAGATGTAAAAGGAGCAAACTCTGCTGAGACTTCCAAAGGAGATACAAAATGTAAAGATCCTGAAATTGTACAGGAAGAGGATAAGATTTTCAACAGAGATGTTGAGATAAAGAATGCTAATGCTTCCGAGGCTGTGGGTgagattttgaaagtagAAAACGTTGAAACTGCCGAAAAAGACATAAAATCTAGAGATGACGAAACAGCAAACTCCGAGGATCTTAAGCTAGATTCAGAAGCCGAAGATTTCAAAGCTGTTGAGAAGACCAAGGAAACTTCAAAGTATGAAGGTATTGAAACCGCAAAAGAGGGCGATATTATCGCCAAAGAAGATACAAGAGATGATGGTATAGAGGATGCTGAGGTCCTGATAAAAGATACCACCGCAGAAGATATGAAGGCTGGTGGAGCTTCCGAGGAAAATACAAAAGTAGGAGACCCCAAGCTTCCTGAGGTTCTGAAGAACAATGGAAAACCTATGGAACTCGAAATTCCACAGGGAGGCGTAAAAGGCCTCAAAATAGATGTGAGTGTCGAAGATGTCAGACCTGCTGCCACTTCCAAAGATGAGGAAGACCAAGACGTTGAAAGCGCGAGGGTTTCAGAAGAACATGAGAATGCAGAGGAGTTGCCGGAATTAGGGAAAGAGGGcgaagaaatttcaaaagaaggcaGTAAGACACTCGGAAcggagaaagaaaagaaagaaaatgtcaTTTCAGGCCTTGCAATGAGTTCAAAAATTACTGAAGGTCAGGGAGAAGGAGAAAGCGGGACGGCAcaagttgaagaaggcaTAAACCAGTTAGACTTGGATGAAACAGTCCCCGCCCACACTAGAGGTCCAGGCGATGAATCCGGAGCTGAAGAGGCAAAGGAACTTTCCAAGGCACCAACGATCGAcgacattttcaaagatatccTGGAAGAAACCGACGAGTTTCTGGAGCAATTGAAAATCGTTGATGACTCGGAGATAAACGCCTTGCTCCAATCACTagatgaaaaggaaaccgCAACTCAAGCGGCCAAGCAACCCACGCCAGAGCAATACAAAGCGCCTGCCGTAATCAAAACCAGCGAGATCCGCAAACTGAACGAACAAGAGCCCGTATACATATACACATCACTGGCCGGGGGCGGGTTCCATATGATTGCAAGAACAAACCGTCTGAGCACGATCTTGACCGCCAACAGGATCCCGTTTACCTACAGAGATCTTGGTACGGACGATGAGGCAAGAAAGGTTTGGAAGACGTTCAGCAAGGGTAGGTGCCTTCCAGGTGTGGTGAGAGGACGCAATGACCTAATAGGAAACTGGGAGGACATCGAAGAGGCTAACGAAGACTACAGGCTGCAGGAGCTTATTTACGATACTATTTAA
- the GSY1 gene encoding glycogen (starch) synthase GSY1 (similar to Saccharomyces cerevisiae GSY1 (YFR015C) and GSY2 (YLR258W); ancestral locus Anc_1.375) — translation MTRDLQNHLLFEVATEVANRVGGIYSVLKSKAPVTVAQYGDNYTLIGPLNKATYEGEVEKLNWEDENVFPEDLLPIQRTLMSMREKGVNFVYGNWLVEGAPRVILFELDSVRHFLDEWKADLWSLVGIPSPEHDHETNDAILLGYVVVWFLGEVSKLDSNHAIIGHFHEWLAGVALPLCRKKRIDVVTIFTTHATLLGRYLCAAGDVDFYNNLQYFDVDQEAGKRGIYHRYCIERAAAHTSDVFTTVSQITALEAEHLLKRKPDGILPNGLNVIKFQAVHEFQNLHALKKDKINDFVRGHFHGCFDFDLDNTVYFFIAGRYEYKNKGADMFIESLARLNYRLKVSGSKKTVVAFLIMPAKTNSFTVEALKSQAIVKSLENTVNDVTASIGRRIFEHTMRYPHNGLESELPTNLDELLKSSEKVLLKKRVLALRRPYGELPPVVTHNMCDDGNDPILNQIRHVRLFNDSSDRVKVIFHPEFLNANNPIIGLDYDEFVRGCHLGVFPSYYEPWGYTPAECTVMGVPSITTNVSGFGAYMEDLIETDQAKDYGIYIVDRRFKSPDESVEQLADYMEEFVNKTRRQRINQRNRTERLSDLLDWKRMGLEYVKARQLGLRRAYPDQFKELVGETISDANMNTLAGGKKFKIARPLSVPGSPKIRSSSTVYMTPGDLGTLQDANNADDYFNLSMNGGIAEDDDDDTSAYYEDN, via the coding sequence ATGACTCGTGACTTACAAAACCATCTCCTATTCGAAGTAGCAACAGAGGTAGCCAACAGGGTTGGTGGTATATACTCTGTCTTGAAGTCCAAGGCTCCAGTTACCGTCGCCCAATACGGAGACAACTACACATTGATTGGGCCCTTGAACAAGGCCACATATGAAGGTGAGGTTGAAAAGCTCAATTGGGAAGATGAGAACGTTTTCCCTGAGGACCTGTTACCAATCCAAAGGACTTTAATGTCCATGCGCGAAAAGGGTGTGAATTTCGTTTACGGCAATTGGTTGGTGGAGGGAGCACCACGTGTAATTCTGTTTGAATTGGATTCTGTAAGACACTTTTTGGACGAATGGAAGGCAGATCTATGGTCTCTAGTGGGGATCCCGTCCCCGGAGCATGATCACGAGACAAACGATGCTATATTGTTGGGTTATGTTGTTGTATGGTTCTTGGGAGAAGTATCAAAGCTGGACAGTAACCATGCTATCATTGGCCATTTTCATGAATGGTTGGCCGGTGTAGCCCTTCCATTGTgtagaaagaagagaattgATGTTGTGACGATTTTCACTACGCACGCTACTTTATTGGGCAGATACCTGTGTGCCGCAGGTGATGTGGATTTTTATAATAATTTACAATATTTCGACGTGGATCAAGAAGCAGGTAAAAGAGGTATTTATCATAGGTACTGCATCGAGCGTGCTGCTGCTCATACTTCAGACGTTTTCACCACCGTGTCGCAGATCACTGCTTTGGAAGCAGAGCATTtattgaagagaaaaccTGACGGTATCTTGCCCAACGGGTTAAACGTCATCAAGTTCCAAGCCGTTCATGAGTTCCAAAATTTGCatgcattgaaaaaggacAAAATCAACGATTTTGTTAGAGGCCATTTCCATGGTTGTTTTGATTTCGATCTCGACAACACcgtttatttctttatcgCTGGTAGatatgaatataaaaataaggGGGCTGACATGTTCATTGAGTCATTGGCTCGTCTCAATTACAGATTGAAAGTTTCCGGGTCCAAGAAAACCGTGGTAGCATTTTTGATTATGCCCGCCAAGACTAATTCATTCACAGTGGAAGCTTTAAAGAGTCAGGCCATTGTGAAATCCTTGGAAAACACCGTTAATGATGTTACTGCGTCCATTGGCAGAAGAATCTTCGAGCATACGATGAGATATCCTCACAATGGTTTAGAGTCCGAACTACCCACTAACTTGGATGAACTATTGAAAAGTTCTGAAAAAgtcttgttgaaaaaaagggtCTTAGCATTAAGAAGACCCTATGGTGAACTGCCCCCAGTGGTCACACATAACATGTGCGATGATGGAAACGATCCAATTCTAAATCAAATCAGACACGTCAGATTATTCAATGATTCAAGTGACCGTGTCAAAGTAATTTTCCATCCGGAATTTTTGAACGCCAATAACCCCATTATTGGGCTGGATTATGACGAGTTTGTCCGTGGTTGCCATTTGGGTGTTTTCCCATCCTACTATGAACCATGGGGCTACACACCAGCAGAATGCACCGTCATGGGTGTCCCATCGATCACAACAAACGTTTCCGGGTTTGGTGCCTACATGGAGGACCTGATTGAAACTGATCAAGCTAAGGACTATGGTATTTATATTGTAGACCGTCGTTTCAAGAGCCCTGATGAATCTGTGGAGCAACTGGCTGACTATATGGAGGAATTTGTCAACAAGACCAGAAGACAAAGAATCAACCAAAGAAACAGGACCGAAAGATTATCTGATTTATTAGACTGGAAGAGAATGGGGCTAGAGTATGTCAAGGCCAGACAATTGGGTCTTCGTAGGGCTTACCCAGACCAATTTAAAGAATTGGTAGGTGAAACCATTAGTGATGCCAATATGAATACTCTTGCCGGTGgtaagaaattcaaaattgccAGACCCCTAAGTGTGCCTGGATCCCCCAAGATTAGATCTAGCAGTACCGTTTACATGACTCCAGGCGACTTAGGTACCCTTCAAGATGCCAATAATGCTGACGATTACTTTAACTTAAGCATGAATGGAGGAATCGCCgaagatgacgacgatgacaCGTCCGCATACTACGAGGATAACTGA
- the CMK1 gene encoding calmodulin-dependent protein kinase CMK1 (similar to Saccharomyces cerevisiae CMK1 (YFR014C) and CMK2 (YOL016C); ancestral locus Anc_1.374), with protein sequence MDKEISENKDPSKQSAKDPESKVAHVQPASYVNKKNYVFGKTLGAGTFGVVRQARNTETGEDVAVKILIKKALKGNKIQLEALYDELDILQRLHHPNIVAFKDWFESKDKFYIITQLAKGGELFDRILKKGKFTEVDAVRILVEILSAVKYMHSQNIVHRDLKPENLLYVDKSDESPLVVADFGIAKRLKSDEELIYKPAGSLGYVAPEVLTQDGHGKPCDIWSIGVITYTLLCGYSAFKAERVQDFLDECTTGEHPVRFHRPYWDSVSGKAKQFILKALNLDPAERPTAAQLLDDPWIICTELKTHNLLPGLKEGLDARQRFRNSVERVRLNMKLQKLRDLYLEQTESDSDFDEGTPSNGSTPPLKSMDTDQSSKKLSEEKQSKLKSELTSKAFAQLVNTVIAEKEKFLNINRICSSDSDIAGNNKTTPDELDAAQNGKDAKTEN encoded by the coding sequence ATggataaagaaatatcaGAAAACAAGGATCCTTCGAAGCAATCCGCCAAGGACCCTGAAAGTAAAGTTGCACACGTTCAGCCTGCTTCCTAtgttaacaaaaaaaattacgTTTTTGGGAAGACATTAGGTGCTGGTACATTTGGCGTGGTAAGACAAGCTAGAAATACTGAAACAGGAGAGGATGTTGCCGTCAAAATTCTGATTAAAAAAGCTCTAAAGGGTAACAAGATCCAGTTGGAGGCTTTATACGACGAACTAGATATTTTACAGAGATTACACCATCCAAACATAGTGGCCTTTAAGGATTGGTTCGAATCAAAGGATAAGTTCTACATTATTACTCAATTGGCTAAAGGTGGTGAACTCTTTGAtagaatattgaaaaagggtAAATTCACTGAGGTGGATGCAGTGAGAATTTTGGTTGAGATTCTGAGCGCTGTCAAATACATGCACTCCCAAAATATTGTTCATAGAGATTTGAAACCAGAAAATCTGCTGTACGTAGATAAGAGTGACGAATCCCCATTGGTAGTCGCCGATTTCGGTATCGCCAAGAGATTGAAAAGCGACGAAGAGCTTATATATAAACCAGCGGGCTCGCTGGGTTACGTTGCTCCGGAAGTGCTTACTCAAGATGGTCATGGTAAGCCTTGTGATATCTGGTCGATAGGCGTCATCACGTATACTTTGCTTTGTGGTTATTCCGCATTTAAAGCTGAGAGGGTCCAGGATTTCCTAGATGAATGCACGACTGGTGAGCATCCAGTGAGGTTCCACAGGCCTTATTGGGATTCAGTTTCTGGTAAAGCCAAACaattcattttgaaagcTCTTAACCTGGATCCTGCCGAAAGACCAACTGCCGCACAACTTTTGGACGATCCATGGATTATTTGTACCGAATTGAAAACGCATAATTTATTGCCTGGATTGAAGGAGGGATTAGATGCTCGTCAAAGATTCCGTAATTCGGTCGAAAGGGTGAGATTGAACATGAAGCTTCAGAAATTAAGAGATTTGTATCTTGAACAAACAGAGAGTGATTCAGATTTTGACGAAGGTACGCCATCGAATGGTTCCACTCCTCCATTGAAATCAATGGATACGGATCAATCATCAAAGAAGCTATCAGAGGAAAAACAATCTAAACTTAAGTCTGAGTTAACCAGCAAGGCTTTTGCGCAGTTAGTCAATACAGTAATTgcagaaaaggagaaatttttgaatatcaacAGAATTTGTAGTTCCGACAGCGATATCGCTGGGAATAATAAAACCACTCCAGATGAATTGGACGCAGCACAAAATGGAAAGGATGCGAAAACGGAAAACTGA
- the IOC3 gene encoding Ioc3p (similar to Saccharomyces cerevisiae IOC3 (YFR013W) and ESC8 (YOL017W); ancestral locus Anc_1.373), translated as MDSQHNSIQSSQQEAQGNSSTEFAGHDHDRVLVDTSSQTNANINILQSSDNLRRSRRVPKPRSSIYDEYEEELKERANKPKKKRPVASKKRPSSAQKAKLDGKTEKKRASTIAKDGKPTPKANDKKVMPKPKPAHEQVEPALTPSNWTSAIPLLTSDFKNQYSVISRLKNPHLKPVPYAGDIIKLMAFINKFSSFFHLDLQNLSFQDFEIGLDLYPGDPKGNASGITKGPDDTSVLLYPDFMAIKDIVHCQDKMNLLFLTFLDLTFTENYDSKSAKKKGPLTTWENLKSTSKKVFSNSLYRLRLVAREWGYPREWRQQLPSDEDISKPRTALFEQDEQAPVVDPSHPEILTPNIYTWNTNEPLSLESDPLQNREMDKNGILALKPMDRVIMLRALTDWCASHSSAVHNEIYKLTHGRKDPVFGIQTQQVPRYAMEGIDNTMNQFRKLCTLVQSRYEIRSKKKHFIKQLKEGKKPDLSRKLEILKEIKTDLKNASKSEKDELMFSLYDKWVPLFEGELPDQPLANPFAERLYKLRLQEFFIGRVPHIGDFYMPRLHSYGESLEMSTFTDLRSLQALLSKFKNNEYNAFTLFDNDGQSMSSQFKLFYHDTPSLAHNVAQGKNTLGKVYWYELCHDSAALLDFLDFLDYKIAKPQDEKKDESSGEKEAPQNEAQTMDQKATVATDSNPSINTNPLPKDAKYNTARKKLQILKEFLSNYYFILRELEQMKVQFAGMKPGKRQLRRIQRQTVNYNTEYDSEEYVDEEDEEEDEDEEVEDYDDDDDDDDDENHSFPNKAGAKRQRT; from the coding sequence ATGGATTCTCAACACAATTCTATCCAAAGCTCGCAGCAGGAAGCCCAAGGTAACTCTTCCACAGAGTTTGCTGGCCATGATCATGATCGCGTACTAGTGGATACTTCCTCGCAAACCAATGCGAATATCAATATTTTGCAATCATCCGATAATTTAAGGAGGTCAAGGCGTGTTCCTAAGCCAAGATCAAGTATTTATGATGAATATGAGGAAGAATTAAAGGAAAGGGCGAATAAaccgaagaagaagaggccTGTAGCTTCTAAAAAGAGGCCATCTTCAGCACAAAAGGCTAAATTGGATGGTAaaacagagaaaaagaGGGCCTCCACGATTGCTAAGGATGGTAAGCCCACACCAAAGgcaaatgataaaaaagtGATGCCGAAACCAAAACCTGCCCATGAACAAGTAGAACCCGCTTTGACTCCTAGCAATTGGACTTCAGCAATACCATTGCTTACATCCGATTTTAAGAACCAATACAGTGTCATTTCTAGGCTGAAAAATCCACATTTGAAACCTGTCCCATATGCTGGTGACATTATCAAGTTGATGGCATTCATAAACAAATTTAGTTCGTTTTTCCATCTTGatttacaaaatttatCGTTCCAAGATTTTGAGATCGGTTTAGATTTATATCCTGGTGATCCCAAGGGGAACGCATCGGGTATCACAAAGGGTCCTGATGACACATCCGTGCTTCTGTATCCTGATTTTATGGCCATCAAGGATATCGTCCATTGCCAAGATAAAATGAACTTGCTGTTTCTGACCTTCTTAGATTTGACATTTACTGAAAATTACGATAGTAAAAGTGCGAAAAAGAAGGGCCCACTGACTACCTGGGAAAACCTAAAATCGACCTCCAAGAAAGTGTTTTCTAATTCTCTTTATCGATTAAGGCTGGTGGCTCGCGAATGGGGGTACCCACGCGAATGGCGTCAGCAGCTTCCcagtgatgaagatatcTCCAAACCGAGAACTGCCCTTTTTGAGCAGGATGAGCAAGCTCCTGTGGTGGATCCCAGCCATCCAGAAATCTTAACAccaaatatatatacctGGAATACAAATGAACCACTTTCGTTAGAATCAGATCCCTTGCAAAATCGAGAAATGGATAAGAATGGAATTTTGGCGCTCAAACCGATGGACCGTGTTATTATGTTAAGAGCCCTGACTGATTGGTGTGCTTCTCACTCCTCAGCTGTTCATAATGAAATATACAAATTAACGCATGGTAGAAAGGATCCCGTTTTTGGTATCCAAACTCAACAAGTTCCCAGATATGCAATGGAAGGAATAGATAATACCATGAATCAGTTCAGAAAACTATGCACATTGGTCCAATCAAGGTATGAAATCagaagcaaaaagaaacatttCATTAAACAACTAAAAGAAGGCAAAAAACCGGATCTATCGAGGAAGTTAGAAATCctaaaagaaatcaaaacagatttgaaaaatgccTCGAAATCTGAGAAGGATGAGCTTATGTTTTCCCTGTATGATAAATGGGTACCATTGTTTGAAGGAGAACTACCTGACCAACCGTTAGCCAATCCATTTGCTGAAAGGCTTTATAAATTACGATTACAAGAATTCTTCATCGGTAGAGTTCCCCACATAGGTGATTTCTATATGCCAAGGTTACACAGTTATGGTGAATCACTGGAAATGAGTACTTTCACTGATCTAAGGAGCTTACAAGCATTGCTAtctaaattcaaaaacaatgaaTACAATGCGTTCACGTTATTTGACAATGATGGACAATCGATGAGTTCTCaattcaaattattttaCCACGATACACCATCATTGGCGCATAATGTTGCACAGGGCAAAAATACGTTAGGGAAAGTGTATTGGTATGAACTATGTCACGATTCAGCAGCACTACTAGATTTCTTAGACTTTTTAGACTATAAAATCGCTAAACctcaagatgaaaaaaaggatgaaagTTCTGGAGAGAAAGAAGCCCCACAAAATGAGGCACAAACGATGGATCAGAAAGCTACCGTTGCCACTGATTCCAATCCCTCCATAAATACGAATCCACTACCAAAAGATGCGAAATATAATACGGCGAGAAAAAAGTTACAGATACTAAAGGAATTTTTGTCTAATTATTACTTCATTCTTCGTGAACTGGAACAAATGAAAGTGCAATTTGCCGGCATGAAACCAGGCAAGAGACAGTTGAGAAGAATACAGCGACAAACTGTGAACTATAATACAGAATATGATAGTGAAGAGTATGTcgatgaagaggatgaGGAAGAGGACGAGGACGAGGAAGTTGAAGattatgatgatgatgacgatgatgatgatgacgaaaatCATTCTTTTCCTAACAAGGCTGGGGCTAAAAGACAACGTACTTAG